The DNA region TTCCGGCCCAGCGACGACGCTTGCGAATTCCATTATAATATCCCGGCGAATATGTTCGCGGTCGTGTCCCTGCGGCAAATGAAGGACATCGCGAAATGGGTGTTCCGCGACGAAGCGCTGGTTAACACCATCTCGAGGCTTGAAGAAGAGGTGGAACACGGAATCCGGTTATACGGCACCTACCGGCATCCCGAATATGGCTTGATCTATGCCTACGAAACAGACGGTTACGGCAATTACTGCCTGATGGACGATGCCGGCACGCCGAGCCTGCTCTCCATACCATATCTGGGCTTCGCGGACAAAGACGATGAGATTTATCAGAATACGCGCCGTTTCGTATTGAGCAAGGACAACCCTTATTATTACGAAGGAACAGCCGCCAAGGGAATCGGGAGTCCGCATACGCCGCCGGGTTATATTTGGCATATGGCGCTTTCCATGCAAGGTCTTACCGCCGCAGCGGACGAGGAGCTCCGGTCGATGCTCGATATGCTGGAGGCTACCGATGCAGGAACCGGGTTTATGCATGAAGGCTTCCACGCCGATAACCCGGATCAGTATACGCGTTCCTGGTTTGCCTGGTCCAACAGCCTGTTTGCGCAGCTCGTGCTGGAAGGGATGAAGAAGGGACTCGTGTAAGGCGGCTGCCTTGAGACCGTACGGAAGTAAAGGCATTTTCTTTCGATTGACGAAAAAAACAACGCAGTGTATGACGTATCCCGGACTTCTTCCGGGCGACTCGCTGCTTTTCCCCAGATGTTTGTCCGCTTCAGCCTGACCTTATGGTCAGGCTGAAGCAATCATGGTGATGAAGTGGAGGCGACCCATGAAGCTGCTGTGGCACAAGTCGATTTATCCGAAAATTGTGGCCGGCTTTTTGCTTGCGATCGTCCCGGTGTATGCCGCCGCCTTGTACATGAACGAATCGGGACTTCGTAGCGTAGAGCAGGAAATTACCCATTCCTTGAATGCAAAGACCCATTTCTTCATACGCACGCTGGAACAGGAGCTGCGCTCGACGGTGCAGCTTATGAACGATTTATCCCAGGACTCCGACCTCCAGAAACTCAGCACCATCGCGCCCGCCATGAGCCGCTCCGAATATTTCCAGTCCATTAACCGCCTCCAGGGCAAAATGCGGCTGCTGCAAAACTCCAATCAATACATGCAAGAAGCCAAAACCTACGTTCCGTTGATCGGGAAAACGATCGAGCAGGTGTCCTATGAAGGCGCCATGCCGACGGAACAGATGGAGGCGCTAGCCAAGCGGCCGGATGGCATCGTCTTCGAGTGGGAGGACAAGCTTCAGCTCGGCATGGTATATCCGGAACGATGGCGGACAGATACAGCACCCAATTTCGTCATTGCGGCGGAGCTATCCGTTCCGAAACTGCAATCGGCGCTGCTTCAGCTCGCATCCGGGGACGGCGGTGCCGTTCTTCTTGGGGGGGACAGGAGCTGGACCCTGACGCCGGAAGGCGGGGGAACGATCGGAAACAGGCTGGCTGGCCATATTGATATGAAAGCGCTGACAAATACGGAGTTTTCCAAAGTTCCTTACAACACGAAGGCGGTGATCGATGGGGCGTCCTACTGGGTTAGCGCGGAGCGATCCGCCTTCCTGAATGCCGATCTGGTGATCTATGTGCCCGAGGCTGAATTTTTGGGGCCGCTCGGCAAATACCGCATCCTCTTTTTTGGCTTGTCGGGCTTCTCTCTGCTGGTGGTCATCGGCTTCTCCGGCTGGATTTACAGCCGGATTCATCAGCCGCTGCAGCGGATGGTCCGGGCATTCCGCAGCATCGATTTCGATAGTCCGCGCATGGAACTGCGCCATAAGCATCATGATGAATTCCATTATTTATACGAGCAGTTTAACCATATGGTAAAGAGGCTGCAGGCACTGATTCACGAGGTGTTCGAGCAGAAGATCCGATCCCAGCGCTCCGAGCTGAAGCAGCTTCAATCCCAAATCAACCCGCATTTTTTATATAACAGCTTCTTTACGCTGCACCAGATGGGGGCGATGCAGGATTATGACAATATCGTCCGCTTCACGCGGCATTTGGGGGAATATTTCCGGTATATCACCCGGAACGCCGCCGACGAAGTTCCGCTGAAGGCGGAGGTAGGGCATGCCAAAGCTTATGTGGACATTCAGACGATCCGTTTCCACAACCGGATCTCCGCCCATTGGGACGACATTCCGGCTACCTGGGAGCAGCTGCACGTTCCGCTGCTGATTCTGCAGCCCCTGATCGAAAATGCATACGAGCACGGGCTTGAGGAACGGGAAGCAGGCGGGCAGATCCAGATCACCATGGCGGCTGATCGGCAAACGCTGCACATCATCGTGGAGGATAACGGCGAGAGGTTAACGGACGAGAAGCTGTCGGGCTTGCAAGCCATGATTGAAACCCCCGATTGGAAAGGAGAGATCACCGGTCTATCCAATGTGCACCGGCGCTTGCAGTTAAAATTCGGACCTGAGAGCGGACTGACCTTTTCAAGAAGCAGGTTGGGCGGTTTGAGAATTGACATGAAACTGCCGACCGCAAGAGAGGAGCGATATTAATGAGAAGCGTTTATCGAATCTTGATTGTGGATGACGAACCCTTTATCGTGAACGGGCTTGCCGATTTATGCCAGAATGCGGAACATCTCGGGCTCGAGGTGCATAAGGCTTACTCCTCTTCGGAGGCTTTGGCCTGGCTCAAGCGGGCGAAGATGGATATCGTCCTGTCCGATATTAAAATGCCGGGATTAAACGGTCTTGCCCTATACAAAGAAATATCCAGGCAGTGGCCCCGCTGCAAGGTCATATTCTTGACCGGATACGACGACTTCACCTATGTCCAGGAGGCCATTCGGCTGGGCAGCGTCGATTATGTATTGAAGGCGGAAGGAAACGATGCGGTGCTGAAGGCGATCGAAAAAACCGTGGAATTGCTTGACCGGGAGGTGGAAGAAGGCGGGCTGATCGCCAAAGCGAGAGAACATATGCGCAGGGCGCTGCCGTTTCTGCAGCAGCAGTATGTCCTCGAGCTGATGCAGCGGACGCCTGAAAGCATTTCGCAGCCGGAGCTGGAGCAGCGTTTTTCGGAGCTGGAAATGAAGCTTGCGGCCGACAAGCCCTGCCTGCTGCTGCTGTGCCGGCTGGATACCCGGAACAGGGAGGACGGCCCGTCGACCCAATCGCTGATGTCGTATGCGGTCCAGAATATCATTGGCGAGCTGCTCAGTCCGATGACCACCGGCTTGGCGGTGGAATACGGCCGTTCCAAAATGATCTGGGTGCTGCAGTACAACGAGCACGGGGAGGTTCAAGAGGAGGGCAGCCGGTGGCCAGAACCGAAACAGGAACAGGAACCGGAACGGGTCCAACGCTTTGTCCATGGGATGCTGGAGCAGATTCAGGACGTCTGCAGATCGCTTCTGCGCGTCAAGACCTCCTTCGCGATAGCAGGCGAGTGGGTCGGCTTTGCACGCCTGGGGGAGAAGTTCGAAGGGCTGAAGCGGCTCCTGGACAGCGGCCTCGGCATCGGTCAGGAGTCTCTGCTGTCGGAAACGGGCCCGCGAAGCCACTCGGAAGGTACGGGGAACTTTCTTGGTCGCTCCCGCGTGTTTCTGAAACGGATGGAGCTTCTGCGCGGCTGCCTCGACAACGGGGATCGCGAAGAATTTCTGCACCTCCTTCGCGAGGTGACGGATGCCTCTTCCTTCCCGCCCGAAATTTCGCATCTGTTGAAAATGGAGGTGTATTACGGCCTGGTCTCCGTGCTGATGCCGTCCCTCGTGGACATGGAAGCTTTATCCCATGCCGTGGAGGGTGAAGGGAATGTCGACTATATCCGGCTGACCCATCTGGAGGAGCATGACTCTTGGGCAGAGGCGAGCGCGTACTTCGAACGGCTGGCCGAAATCATCTTCAACCGCAAAGAGCAAGGGAAACAGGAGCAGCAGCATGAGGTCATCGACAAGGTCAAACGATATATCGAGGATAACCTTGCCGGCGACCTTTCCTTGACACAGATCGGGGAGGCCGTGGGGCATAATCCTTCGTATTTGTCCAGATTGTATAAGCAGGTGACCGGGGAAGGGCTGTCCGATTCGATCAATGCCGCCCGGCTGGCCAAAGCGAAGCAGCTGCTGAAGGAGACCACGGATAAAATCCATGTCATCGCAGCGGCCGTCGGGTTCAGCTCACCGCCTTATTTTTACCGCTTCTTCAAAAAAACGACCCATCTAACGCCGCAAGAATATAGAGAACTTCAAAACTTGTAAACAGAAGATATCAAAGTAAAGAGCTTTAAGTAGATAGCTCTTTTTTTGTTCCCGTATACTCATTACAAATATGAAATCCGAGGAGGTCGCAAACATGAAGCCCAAGAAAATCATGCCCCGACTGCTGGTCGGCATGCTGATGATTGTTGTTATGTTAAGCGCTTGCAGCAAAGGTGAGACCGGAGGGAATACGCCCGATTCCGCCTCGAATCCGGAGGCTTCGACCCAGGAACCCGGTGACCCGTTCGGCAAGTATGATCCCCCGATTCAGCTGAATGCGGTCCGGTATGTCGGCGAGGAAGTGAAATTCCCGTCCGGGCAGGACATCAAAAACAACGTGTGGACCGAGCTTTACAAAGAAATGGGCATTAACCTCAACTACAAATGGGTGGTGACCGGCCAGGAGCAGTACGAATCCAAAATGAATATCGCGATTGCCTCGAACGATCTCCCGGACATTATGCAGGTCACGCCGGAGCAGCTTCGTCAGCTCGCCGATGCGGGACAGTTGGCGGACTTGACGGCAGCCTTTGAAAATTATGCCAGCGATGATCTGAAGCAGGTCATGGACATCGAGAAGAACGCGCTCCCTTCCGCAACGTTCGACGGGAAGCTGCTGGCGATCCCTTCGACCCAGCCGGTCATCGGCGGCTCGGCCCCGCTGCTGTGGGTGAGGGAGGATTGGATGGAGAAGCTGAAGCTGCCGGAACCGAAAACGATGGACGATCTCGTGACGATCGCCGAGGCTTTTGCCAAAGAAGACCCGGACGGGAACGGCAAGGCAGACACCTATGGGCTCGCGCTCACGAAGGATATCGGATTAAACAGCTCCTCCGTAGGATTCTTTAACGGATTCGGCGGATATCCGCAAATCTGGGTCGAAGACGCGGAAGGTAAGCTGCAGTTCGGCAGCATTCAGCCGGAAATGAAGGAGGCGCTGGCCAAGCTGCAGGATATGTTCAAGAACAAGCTGATCGATCCGGAATTCGGCGTCAAGGACACCGTCAAGGTGTTCGAATCCGTGACGACCCACAAGGTCGGAATGCTCATCGGGCCGAGCTGGTATCCGGCATGGCCGTTCTGGGACATGGTGAAAGAGGATGAATCGGTGAAGTGGAAGTCCTATCCGATCCCGTCTTTGGAAGGGGGGCCGGCCACGGTGCAAATGCCTTTTGCCGTATCCCAATATTATGTGGTCAAGCAGGGGTACGAGCATCCTGAGGTCATCGTCAAACTGGCCAATCTGTATTATGAAAAGCTGTACAGCAGCAATGCCGAATTCGATAAATACGGACAAGTCGTCGAAGACGACGTATCGATCGGCGTCAATAAATACTCGCTGGTTGAGGTCGTCAATCCCAACAAGGACCTGATCCGGCAGGAGGAGCTGGCCAAAGCGCTGGAATCCGGAAGCGACGAGGGCATTACCAGCGCCGAAACCAAGATTATGTTCAAGGAGTTCCAGGAATATCTCGCAGGCAACAATCCGATGGGCTGGTCCGGCTACGCGGCCAACGGTCCGGAAGGCTCCATGAAGCAGCTCCGCGATCTGAACGATGCGGGCAAGGTGATCTCGAACGGTTACGTCGGAGCTCCGACCGAGACGATGGCGGACAAAAAGGCGACGCTTGACCGGCTGGAGCAGGAGACGTTCATCAAAATCATATTGGGCGAGGCCAGCATCGATACGTTTGACGAATTCGTGGCCAATTGGAAAAAGCTCGGCGGCGACAAAATAACGGAAGAAGTCAATGCCTGGAAGGCGGAAAGATAACAGGAGATCCATTCTTTGAAATGAAGGGGAACAGGGGGAGGGAGGTCTTAAAGCCCCGCCCCCTTTCACTTTTCGCATGGACCGAGGATTCACGCATACTGGACAGACTGGAGGAGGATCGCCATGTTAAGCAAGAAACTCCGGCGGCAGCTGCCGCTTCATCTCATGATATTGCCCGGCGTCGTCATCGTCTTGATTTACAGCTACTGGCCGATGGTCGGCATCGCCATGGCTTTTCAGAAGTTCGTGCCGTTTAAGGGCCTGTTCGGCTCCGATTGGATCGGACTGGACAATTTCCGTTATGTGTTCGATTTGCCGGAAACCGGTCAGATCATTTGGAATACGGTGTTTATCGCATTCATGAAGATCATCGGCGGGCTCGTCGTGCCGATCGTCATATCCCTGCTGCTGAACGAGCTGAGAAACGAGCTGATCAAACGGGGCGTACAGACGCTCGTTTATTTGCCCCATTTTTTGTCATGGGTCATCCTCGGGGGGATCTTCATCGATATTTTGTCGCCGACGAACGGAATCGTGAACCAGATCCTGGGCTGGTTCGGCATCGAGCCGATCTTTTTTCTCGGCAGCAACCAATGGTTCCCTTATACCCTGGTCATCACGGACATTTGGAAGGAATTTGGCTTCAGCACCATCGTCTATTTGGCGGCATTGACCTCCATCAATCCTTCCCTATATGAAGCCGCTACGGTCGATGGCGCAAACCGCTGGAAGCAGACCTGGCATATTACCCTTCCGGGCATGATGCCGATCATCATATTGCTGGCGACCCTCTCGCTCGGAAACGTGCTGAACGCCGGCTTCGATCAGGTGTTTAACCTATACAGCCCGCAGGTCTATGAGAGCGGAGACATTCTGGACACGTTTATTTACCGGATCGGGATGCAGGGCGCCCAGTACGGGGTAGCCACGGCAATCGGCCTTTTTAAATCGTTGATCTCGTTTATTTTCATCGTCACGTCCTACGCCCTGGCATCCAAGTTCGCCAATTACCGCATATTTTAGGAAGGAAGTGTCCGTATGCATACATCGTCGCTCAGCCGCAAAATCTTTCTCGCCTTCAACTATACTTTTCTGATCGGCCTCGGGCTGCTGTGCTTTCTTCCGATCCTGCATATTCTGGCAGTCTCGCTCAGCTCCAAGGGAGCGGCGACGGCCGGGATCGTGAAGCTGTGGCCCGTCGATTTCACGCTTGGCTCCTATCAATACGTCCTGAATAAACCCCAGTTCATGGTGGCGATGTGGGTGACCGTGCAGCGGGTCGTGCTCGGTACCGGGATCAGCATGCTCCTGACCCTGCTGATTGCTTATCCGCTGTCGAAGGAGCCGCGGGACTTTAAATTCCGCACGCAATATGCCTGGTTCTTCGTGTTTACAACCCTGTTCTCGGGAGGGCTGATTCCGCGCTACATGACGATCCGGGACACGGGGCTGATCGATACACTCTGGGCATTGATCATACCCGGGGCGGTGGCCGTATTCAACGTGATTTTGCTGCTTAATTTTTTCCGCGGCCTGCCCAAGGAGCTGGAAGAATCCTGCTTCATGGACGGCGGGGGATACGTCACCAGTCTGTGGAACATTTACGCTCCGCTGTCCCTGCCGGCCATGGCCACCGTTACGCTGTTTACGATCGTCGGCCAATGGAACGAATGGTTCGACGGGCTGCTGCTCATGAATTCGCCGGAAAAATACCCGCTCTCCAGCTATCTGCAGACCGTGATCGTCCAGACCAATCTGACCATGGTCAATGCGGATGACGCCGCTGCCTTAGCGGATGTATCGAACCGAACCTTTAAGGCCGCGCAAATCTTCATCGGATCCTTGCCGATTTTGCTGTTGTATCCGTTTCTGCAGCGATTCTTCGTCAAAGGAATCGTGCTGGGCAGCGTCAAGGAGTAATTCCCATGGAAGCTCCCGCGAACCAGAAGAGCCTCAGGTGCTGTCCCTTACAATAAGGCGGGTCGATAGATGGATCGTCTCCGTCGGAGCGCCGGAACGCTCCATGCGGCGTATCAGCGCTTCGACTGCCCGCTGTCCCAGCTCCTCCTTGCACAGATTGACCGTAGTCAACGAAGGCGTGACAAGGGTTGCGGCTTCCACGTTATCGATGCCGGCGATCCGGGTAAACGCTGGAATGGCATGGCCTTCCGATTGAAGCTTGCGCATCCAGCGGATCGCAATATCGTCATTAGCGCCGATCCAGGCGTCCGGGCGCGATGCCGACGTCAGCTCCAGCATCCGTTCATATAATGACTGCTCCCAGGGAGCTCCGTAACGGATTCTCCATTCGGTAAGCTTGACCGCCCCTTCAGGCTGGCGGCTTATCGTTATCCTGGCACCCGTAAGGCGATCCTCAAAGCTGGGCGACCAGGCCTCATCCGTGATTATGGCGATATGCCTGCATTTCAGGGAGAGCAGATGCCTTGTGATGGCGGCTCCGGCTTCGATATTATCGTTGTTCACTTTATCGCAGGAGGCCAGGTCATCTGCATGATCAACCAGCACATACGGACGCTCCGCGCGGGCGATGAGGCTGAGAACCGCCTCGGGAAGGTTGCCCATCACCACGATGCCGCCGCATCGGGACCAATCGAGATGGGGAGCGATCGCTTGCTGTGGTGATTGGTCGGCCCGGGCCGGCTCCGGCTCGGGGGACACGATGATCGCCTTATATCCCAGCTCGTCGCAGCTGCGCAGCAATCCGTTCAAGACCCGCTGCCAATAAACGGCGTTAGCGGAATGGGCATGACTCATGCACACGAGGATGTACGGGGCGGACGATGCTTGTTCCCGTTCCCCGGTCTGCAGGGCGGGAGCCTGCTGCCGCTGCTGGTAGCCCAGCGTTTTAGCCAGTTCCATTACGCGCTGCCGCGTTGCTTCGCTGACTCCGGACTTTCCGCTTAGCGCCCGGGAAACCGCATATTTGGATAAGCCGAGCTCCTCCGCGAGGACCCGGATCGATACTTTTCTTGACATAAACGCTCCTGCTCTCTCATTTCATTCATTTGCAACCAAATGTTATCCTAATAAAAATAACACTTCGAAACCAGGATCACAAGCTGAGAAGCTATAAAGACGATTAAATCAAATAGAGAGCCGCTTGTCCGTTGATAGAGTGGTATAATGAACAGGGAATATGTTGAATTTTGAAAAGAGTGGGACCCTCTTGATCCGATCCATGTCAGTCATACGAACGGTTGATATACTAGGATAAGCGACCCGATTCAACGAGGTGAAAATCGCATGCAAACCTACCAATTTTTAATGACGATCCCGATAACCGAATTGATTGCCTACACTGACGATGATAGCGACGAATATGTGGAGGATCCCGTCCTCATGGACCTTACAAAAGCACTGGATATCGATATTCCGATCACCACGATTTACGAGCGATACTTTGATGCACCGGTTCATTCCGGCGACGTCTTAATGTACGCCTCCCGTAGTCATGGTGATCATTTTGTCGTGCTGGACACGTACAGGGATCCCGTCGATCAGCTGGATCTGATTCGCATCGGATTCGGCTGCACGAAGGAGAGGGTTGCAGTCGTTCGGCAGCTGGTTAGACAGCTGTATGACCGCAGCGAAACCTTTATTCACTATGAAGAAGGGCAATATATTTTGCAAAAGCTGATCGACAACACCGCTTATCCCAAAACCATAGAGCATTATGGTAACGTGTTCCGGCAGCGATTGAAGACATATCCCCAACCCGTTTGAACAGGGCATGAAGACTAATAGAGCGGATCCCTATGGTTCTATCGATTAACGTTTGGCACAAGATGTGGCAGGCCGAGCATTTTAGCTACAAAATACTATGTATAAAAAATTCATTAAAAAACGAACGGGGGCCCCCGAATATGATCCAATCGATCGTACATATCGCGCTTGTTGTAAAAGATTACGACGAGGCTATTGAGTTCTATACCCGTAAGCTGAATTTCACATTGCTCGAGGACACATACCAGCCGGAGCAGAATAAGCGCTGGGTCGTCGTTGCTCCGCCGGGATCGGTCGGTACGACCATTTTGCTTGCCAGGGCATCCAAGCCGGAGCAAGAGCCTTTTATCGGCAATCAAGCCGGAGGAAGGGTGTTTCTGTTTCTGAATACCGATGATTTTTGGCGCGATTACGAGGAGATGGTTCAGCGGGGGATCGAGTTTGTCCGGCCGCCTAAAGAGCAGCCTTATGGAATGGTGGCCGTGTTCAAGGATCTCTACGGAAACCTGTGGGACTTGCTGGAGTTGAATGAAGACCATCCTCTTATGAGAAGAACGAAGTAGCCTTGCGATTCGATTATTCTCTATGGATTTGCTGAAACTGATTTGCTGAAATGTTCCCGATGCTGACGTCATCCGGGGGAACACGCTCTTGAACTGGGAGTAATTTGGCCGGATACCTGGAGCGAGCGTATTACTTCACCTCCAATTGAGGGATCGTGGTTTCCGTTCCCGGGCAGAAACCGGGATTCGCCGCAGACAATAACCCGGCATATTCAGGCTCGCGTTTGGCCAGCTCGGCATAATAACTCCCAATGATATGATTGGCGGATACGGAGCCGTTCTGAAAGTTAAGCGCGCATGGGGAGGGAACATGGCTGTAGTCGTAGGTTTTGTCCCGTTTCGGAAGCTTGTAGACAGGAGGCGGGGCATGGGTTACCACATCGAGCAGATTGGCGATCCGGTAGCTGTTCGGCACATAATGGGCAAAGGCTTTCGAAAAAGCGTGATCCCCAACGCGCGGCGACCCGAACGTAAACAGGAAGAGAGCGCGTTCCGTATTCGCGGCGACGTCGATGGCGCATAACGTTGCAAGGGCTGCACCCAGGCTGTGCCCGGTCAGGAACAAGGGCTTCTCAGGATCCAATCGCCGAAGCGCAGCCGTTATTTGCCTGCGGGCGGAAGAATAAATGCTCATGAACCCGCGGTGGGCGAGGACCTCGTCCTTGATATAGCTGAACCGTTTTTGGGAGGCGATCGCGTCAGCGATCCAGTTGCTCGTCGAGCTGGTTCCCCGGAAGGC from Paenibacillus ihbetae includes:
- a CDS encoding VOC family protein translates to MIQSIVHIALVVKDYDEAIEFYTRKLNFTLLEDTYQPEQNKRWVVVAPPGSVGTTILLARASKPEQEPFIGNQAGGRVFLFLNTDDFWRDYEEMVQRGIEFVRPPKEQPYGMVAVFKDLYGNLWDLLELNEDHPLMRRTK
- a CDS encoding LacI family DNA-binding transcriptional regulator; the encoded protein is MSRKVSIRVLAEELGLSKYAVSRALSGKSGVSEATRQRVMELAKTLGYQQRQQAPALQTGEREQASSAPYILVCMSHAHSANAVYWQRVLNGLLRSCDELGYKAIIVSPEPEPARADQSPQQAIAPHLDWSRCGGIVVMGNLPEAVLSLIARAERPYVLVDHADDLASCDKVNNDNIEAGAAITRHLLSLKCRHIAIITDEAWSPSFEDRLTGARITISRQPEGAVKLTEWRIRYGAPWEQSLYERMLELTSASRPDAWIGANDDIAIRWMRKLQSEGHAIPAFTRIAGIDNVEAATLVTPSLTTVNLCKEELGQRAVEALIRRMERSGAPTETIHLSTRLIVRDST
- a CDS encoding lipase family protein, translated to MELNSAQAQRAIFLAAVCSQTYVQFSNPDGSFVLPAHYSLYDTIEARSLLSVWERFGFILESDEELVIAFRGTSSTSNWIADAIASQKRFSYIKDEVLAHRGFMSIYSSARRQITAALRRLDPEKPLFLTGHSLGAALATLCAIDVAANTERALFLFTFGSPRVGDHAFSKAFAHYVPNSYRIANLLDVVTHAPPPVYKLPKRDKTYDYSHVPSPCALNFQNGSVSANHIIGSYYAELAKREPEYAGLLSAANPGFCPGTETTIPQLEVK
- a CDS encoding response regulator gives rise to the protein MRSVYRILIVDDEPFIVNGLADLCQNAEHLGLEVHKAYSSSEALAWLKRAKMDIVLSDIKMPGLNGLALYKEISRQWPRCKVIFLTGYDDFTYVQEAIRLGSVDYVLKAEGNDAVLKAIEKTVELLDREVEEGGLIAKAREHMRRALPFLQQQYVLELMQRTPESISQPELEQRFSELEMKLAADKPCLLLLCRLDTRNREDGPSTQSLMSYAVQNIIGELLSPMTTGLAVEYGRSKMIWVLQYNEHGEVQEEGSRWPEPKQEQEPERVQRFVHGMLEQIQDVCRSLLRVKTSFAIAGEWVGFARLGEKFEGLKRLLDSGLGIGQESLLSETGPRSHSEGTGNFLGRSRVFLKRMELLRGCLDNGDREEFLHLLREVTDASSFPPEISHLLKMEVYYGLVSVLMPSLVDMEALSHAVEGEGNVDYIRLTHLEEHDSWAEASAYFERLAEIIFNRKEQGKQEQQHEVIDKVKRYIEDNLAGDLSLTQIGEAVGHNPSYLSRLYKQVTGEGLSDSINAARLAKAKQLLKETTDKIHVIAAAVGFSSPPYFYRFFKKTTHLTPQEYRELQNL
- a CDS encoding ABC transporter permease; the encoded protein is MLSKKLRRQLPLHLMILPGVVIVLIYSYWPMVGIAMAFQKFVPFKGLFGSDWIGLDNFRYVFDLPETGQIIWNTVFIAFMKIIGGLVVPIVISLLLNELRNELIKRGVQTLVYLPHFLSWVILGGIFIDILSPTNGIVNQILGWFGIEPIFFLGSNQWFPYTLVITDIWKEFGFSTIVYLAALTSINPSLYEAATVDGANRWKQTWHITLPGMMPIIILLATLSLGNVLNAGFDQVFNLYSPQVYESGDILDTFIYRIGMQGAQYGVATAIGLFKSLISFIFIVTSYALASKFANYRIF
- a CDS encoding sensor histidine kinase gives rise to the protein MKLLWHKSIYPKIVAGFLLAIVPVYAAALYMNESGLRSVEQEITHSLNAKTHFFIRTLEQELRSTVQLMNDLSQDSDLQKLSTIAPAMSRSEYFQSINRLQGKMRLLQNSNQYMQEAKTYVPLIGKTIEQVSYEGAMPTEQMEALAKRPDGIVFEWEDKLQLGMVYPERWRTDTAPNFVIAAELSVPKLQSALLQLASGDGGAVLLGGDRSWTLTPEGGGTIGNRLAGHIDMKALTNTEFSKVPYNTKAVIDGASYWVSAERSAFLNADLVIYVPEAEFLGPLGKYRILFFGLSGFSLLVVIGFSGWIYSRIHQPLQRMVRAFRSIDFDSPRMELRHKHHDEFHYLYEQFNHMVKRLQALIHEVFEQKIRSQRSELKQLQSQINPHFLYNSFFTLHQMGAMQDYDNIVRFTRHLGEYFRYITRNAADEVPLKAEVGHAKAYVDIQTIRFHNRISAHWDDIPATWEQLHVPLLILQPLIENAYEHGLEEREAGGQIQITMAADRQTLHIIVEDNGERLTDEKLSGLQAMIETPDWKGEITGLSNVHRRLQLKFGPESGLTFSRSRLGGLRIDMKLPTAREERY
- a CDS encoding carbohydrate ABC transporter permease; this translates as MHTSSLSRKIFLAFNYTFLIGLGLLCFLPILHILAVSLSSKGAATAGIVKLWPVDFTLGSYQYVLNKPQFMVAMWVTVQRVVLGTGISMLLTLLIAYPLSKEPRDFKFRTQYAWFFVFTTLFSGGLIPRYMTIRDTGLIDTLWALIIPGAVAVFNVILLLNFFRGLPKELEESCFMDGGGYVTSLWNIYAPLSLPAMATVTLFTIVGQWNEWFDGLLLMNSPEKYPLSSYLQTVIVQTNLTMVNADDAAALADVSNRTFKAAQIFIGSLPILLLYPFLQRFFVKGIVLGSVKE
- a CDS encoding extracellular solute-binding protein — its product is MKPKKIMPRLLVGMLMIVVMLSACSKGETGGNTPDSASNPEASTQEPGDPFGKYDPPIQLNAVRYVGEEVKFPSGQDIKNNVWTELYKEMGINLNYKWVVTGQEQYESKMNIAIASNDLPDIMQVTPEQLRQLADAGQLADLTAAFENYASDDLKQVMDIEKNALPSATFDGKLLAIPSTQPVIGGSAPLLWVREDWMEKLKLPEPKTMDDLVTIAEAFAKEDPDGNGKADTYGLALTKDIGLNSSSVGFFNGFGGYPQIWVEDAEGKLQFGSIQPEMKEALAKLQDMFKNKLIDPEFGVKDTVKVFESVTTHKVGMLIGPSWYPAWPFWDMVKEDESVKWKSYPIPSLEGGPATVQMPFAVSQYYVVKQGYEHPEVIVKLANLYYEKLYSSNAEFDKYGQVVEDDVSIGVNKYSLVEVVNPNKDLIRQEELAKALESGSDEGITSAETKIMFKEFQEYLAGNNPMGWSGYAANGPEGSMKQLRDLNDAGKVISNGYVGAPTETMADKKATLDRLEQETFIKIILGEASIDTFDEFVANWKKLGGDKITEEVNAWKAER